Below is a window of Sciurus carolinensis chromosome 6, mSciCar1.2, whole genome shotgun sequence DNA.
TTACATTCTAAGGTGTATTGTGTCAGAAAGATGAAGTGCTTCCAGGCATGACGagtcttaaataaattttaatactttctcagattttgggggggtggggaatcTTTAAAATGATTGATGTAAACAGCAACCCTAAGAGTGGAAGTACccagtatatatattatatataattatatattatacaaagattatataatatataataattatgttATCTATAtgtcattttgtatattattgttatgtaatatataatactgtatattatataaatacatattatatattatattaggtacttccgtgtgtgtgtgtgtgtgtgtgtgtgtgtataaaattatcACCTTAAAAAGAGGGTAAAAAAACTAGTACGTTGTTTTTCAATTTATGCTGCTCATCCAAAGTTGCCAGAGAAGATACTTTTAAGTGTTAATGTGGTCATTTTACTAATGACTAATGACCACATTAGTAAAAGAAGACACTTTTAAATGATAAACTCAGTAAAATTTGCCATTGGTTCATTTCAGTCCCAGACCCCAGCTGCCTCTTCAGAATCCTATCTCACATTAATTATCAAAACATGCTTGAATAACCGAAAGTTTAAAATATACCTCCTACAAAGAAATCTCGATTTAAATTGGAGAAGGGGGCAATTTTGCTTTATAACTGATTATGTAACAAATTTCTTTCCTGCAATCACTAGAAGTATTTGTTAAATtgtaaaaagaaacattaaaatgaccAAGTTCGGGTTGGGGAGATCgctcagtcggtacagtgcttgccttgcaagcatgaggccctgggtttgatccccagcaccgcaaaaaaataaataaataaaatgaccaaGTTCAAACCTGGGCTGGATGGTGTGAGCATACAAGGGGCACAGTGGAGTGTCCATCAAGCTCCAGCTGCAGTCCTGGGGCCATGATCCTCTTAGAGAGCAGTGGTCCTGACAGGTGCCTCCTGGAGATGACTCTTACCTCTCCAGCTCCATGTTTCAGACTTAGAATCTGTTTTTACCTTTTACATTGAAGTACTGCATTGTGGGAACTGGGCTTCCctcctctgttctttttttttttttcttccagattttttaaaaataacaaatgtttggTAACATCCTTGTCTGCTGGAGACCCAGTCTATGccaaaggaaggaggaaatgtccttcttttagGATGTACAATAGTTGGGACCTAGTGAATTTTTGAAAGAGGAGCAATTTCTTGGTATCCTTCCTCCCCCACTTTATGAAACATTCTCCCACCCTCTGGTTCCCAGTCTGGTAGAAGCCCCCTGCAGCCTGCCTTCCTCTCCAGTAGTTGTTATCCATCTTACTTCACCCCTCACACAAATGTTCCATGCCCTGGATGGCTGTTCCACACCAGGTGttaagaagaaaaagtcatttgTTCAGTTTACACACCTGTGTGAATTACTGTACAAACTCAACTTCAGGGAGCTATTTTTGCTTATTGCtaagtaagaaagaaaacaggcttAAGTAAATTTCAAACTGTTGGAATTTCAGGCAGTATAAACAGGGTAAAGTAAAACAACATCTTGGGAATCTGCAAGAAGTTAAGAGGCATTGGAAATGACCACATTAGCAGGTGCACACTCTATGCTTGTCTTGTTTCTACAGGAGTGTTTCTACAAAGCAACTTTGTTCAAAACATTGATTCTTAAATCCCAATTCCTGAGATTCTAATTTGATCTGATTGAAATGAGGCCCAATAATCTGCATTTTGATAAGCACCTCATCATTACATTATAAATGGACCACACTTTGTGGGACTCCACCCTTTTCTACCTTTTGtaccttcttttcctctatttctgAGCCTGCACATTCTCTAGACATGAAGACTTGGAGGAAAAGGGCACAGGCAAGGGCAATGGGAACCATTACATGCCTAATGCTTTGGATGAGTCTTCAACTCTATGACTTCAGTGTCCTCAATATAAAATGAGAAGACTAGGCTAGAGCTCAGCAGTGATGCTTtaggttttaaaattctattatccACACTTCCTATAATACAAACAGACAATCTTCCATGAATGTGAGTTGGAGGAGATGTCAAAGGGAAACAGGAATTTGCCCTTGTGCATATTGTGGCCTTGGCTGCCCTACTGGCCTGGCCAGAGATAGCTCTGGACTATTTAATGACTTACTTTGTATttgacaaagcaaaacaaacaaggaaaaaaaaaaaaaaaaactagccatAAAATGTGAGGGGCTtatagcaaaaacagcatggtattctctagtGAAGCATGCCATAGCACCTGATTCTTTTAACAGCTGTGTGAACTGTTTCATTCCAaccaaagttttatttaaaaaaaaaaaaaagaggaactagTCTTAGGCTGACCAGGAGTATTTAATAAATCATATAATGACTGCATATATGCATACTATTTTTTCAATGTGATTTACAAAGAGCTATGGCACATTACTCCTTTGATTTTACTCACCTCACTTTCCTCAGGTAAGGATAAGCTAAGGTGATATCACACATTGCGCTTAAGAGCTCTAACTAGTCTTGGCTTAGGTAACCAGTCAGGATTACACAGTCTCCAAGGAGTCAGTGGATTACCACAACTAAAAACGAGCCACTTGTCTCTGCACATATCACACTAGGGCAGGGTTTTCAGCCTTGGTACTATTGTTTTGGCCAGGTGGTTTTCATTGGAGTGAAGGTGGGAGGTTCTCCTATGCCTTGCAGGATGCTTAGCAGTATCCCTGGCCTCTTTAGAGGCCAGGTAGCATCCTCCCCACACAGCCATGATAATCataaaatgtctccagacattgccaaatgacTCCCAGGAGGAGTAAATTCCTCAAGCACTTTTACACAAATGTGAGCATTCATCCAAGAAATTAAGGGAGTAAAACAGAAGTTGTGTGTTCTATTCAACCATACTTTTGCTTGAAAAGTAAGTAAAGTGTAGGCTTAAAAGATGTCCtgttaaaatttccatttcataaatGGTACACAGACAAGGTGTATAAAGAGTCATGAAAACTGTTAGAGTTTCATGCTTGGCAGCCACACAAGTTTTATAAAACAGTAACATAGAAAAATAGCTTAAGAAAAAAACtattgatatttaaaatgtgctttactCATTTTAGCAGCAAACTGAGAACTCCTAACTGGACTAAAATTTTTCTAGCTAGCAgtgttatttttataacaatagTGAAAGATATCTAAGATAACTGTGAAgagtaaataaaacaaacccaaattTTTATAGTCACACAAGTGATTATAGATTAAACTGAGCTTTtgattcatctttaaaatttcaatttgcataaataattatatacacaAGCTTTTAGTATTATGGCCAATATGTGCATTAGGAATATTCATTTTaatcaatttgaaaaattaaacatctaGAGGTGAAAGATAAGCATGAGGGTAAAGGTTGAAATAAAAAGGTTAACTAccactttgaattttaaataaaaatgtagccattatgtaaatataaaaagtatcatatgtatttgatttattttggcagatgaagtcaaaatataaatgtatatattgcaCGACTATGTTGgaactgtatatttttaaagaaggtgtcttatttcttttatatatgatGCATAGGTCTTTGATGTGATGTTtgctttttataattaatatgtgtTTTGTCTTCTTCCTCTCCACCAAAACTACAAAAATGAATGTATCCATTTTGTACATCAAGTTGCACAAGTCATTTGATTTAACCAGAGTGCTAATCAACCACAACTAACTAATGGCTTTTCTCATATCAAAGCAtgagaacacaaaagaaaaccaCTTTTTTCATACATATTATTGAATATCATTTATTAAAGTTGTTTTGAATatacagttattttcttttggtttttattgttaaatGTTATACATTTCACTGTATTTGTTTTATGGATTCATTTTGCTTCAGAACACATTCAAGATTCAATTTAAAAAGACTAAGGATATAACTAGCCACAGTTGTCTGGACTTATAAGAACAAAACCCAGCCAAACTGCTGCAACATCAAAAGGCAGAGTTATaagaataactgaaaaaaataatttaggtgGTACCAGGAGGGGttaagtacttttattttaaacgTTAAATACACTGAACAATTAAAACAAGATATGCATTGATCTACAGACTGCCACCATTATATACAATGGTACACTAGTGCAAAGTTTGAGTAGAACATCCATGTGTGCTGCCATTTGTATCAGTACACAGAAGTCTCTTGCTCCTGTCAGGCATGCTGTGACATGCCTCTGTGCCCATCTCGTTGTAGTGAAACATCTATGGGCAGCTTACTGCAGAACAACTACCAATACATGTGGCATCTATCTCCCATTAAAATACAATGTTAGATAAAAAAGAGCATTAGTTGTTTTTCACAGAGCTAGTTAGGAAACACCTGTATTAAAGCTACTGCTTTGTCCCATGAAGTtcattggaaaataatttcatatttgttcatttttaaaggtaattcattttatttattctatattaCTTGTTAAAAACTacaaacagtattttttaaaaaaattcttctcatcCTATCATaactctttaatattttaaagtaagataCCAATGAAAAATTGGACTTCATCTTATACAAAATTAGGGCCTATTTTCACTGAAGGACCACTCCAGTCTTACTTTAAAGAACATGGCTACTAAAGTGAACTTTttcatgcaaaataaaatcaaagatgcAAGTTGTTCTTACTCTAGCCCTGGCTCTGTCACCCTCTGCTGGATGATACACCTAACTACAGCCACAGTTCGTCACTACTGTAAGAAAAATCCTAATATCCTAAATGCTCGGTAACTATATCATACGTCATAGTATGGAAGTGGGAAAAGAAGTGGAGGAGACAAGTTCATCTACCCACTCAGTCATTTATCCAGATGCTTTTTCACATTTAAACACTACAATTATAAATGTGTCAGGTATGTTTAGTTTGGGACAGGATACATAACACTGGTAATTCAttagtcattcaacaaatatttaatggcACACGTTGTACATCAAGTATCATTAAGTACCACAACAAAATAAGAGTAAGGGACAggattccagtttttaaaaaggtagtCAGAAAAGTTCTCTAAGGAAGGAAACATTTAATCAGAGACTGAAATAAGTAGAGGAAGCTGACAACGGGGACCTCTGAAGGAACAGTAATCTAGAAAGGACAGGTGAAGTTTCTGAAAAGCAGAAATATTCTACCAGCACCATTCACCACAAAGCAGCAAACCTTCAGCAAGATGGGAGGTGAGGGGCAGAACAGGACCCTACTGTGTGGGACTGTGGGCCATGGTGAGGACTGTGAGATCCAAGGATGTGATTAACTATGAGAAGGCCCTGACTAATCGACATTGGAGAGGGAAGCATGGTCACAGGATTATCAGCAGGCCAAACAAATCCACAATCACAAGAAGCAGATTGGAGACTCGAGGAAACCAGATTCATTTTCAGGGACCTGAAACCAATACCCAAGTTACTGCCTTCTTAATCACCATTTCTCAAAAACTACTTAAGATatattcaaaagacaaaaatgtccaCAGAACACTTCACTAATTGAACATCAGCTAGTCTTTCACATACGataacatttttcaatattttaaaaatactggaaGCATAAATATGAATTTCTCACTTCTTGAATGAATTCACCTACCAATCACATAGAGCTCCAAGATGACCTTGAAAATCTTGCAGACAAGTTGCTTAAAGgctgattttttgttttaggtTGCTCTTTTAATGAGTTGTATAATCAAGATGCAAAATTTATGTGTCAGAATACCAGCCCCTTAACTCGGCCACTCCTAAGGAAGTAAGGATTAATGAAGATTCTATTTAAGCCCAGTTGCAATGCactaaaaacttcaaaaaacttTCCAGATTCAGCATGCTCCAGGTGAAATCTTTCACTTCTGTATATACCTCATATTAACATAATAAACATTGTGTTAACAACATGGGTGTAGAAAAATCCACTGCAGAGTGGCCCATAACACTGTAACTGTAAGCTTTCAGATGCAATACAACTGACTTCATCCAATACCAGGTCCCTGATCTCAGTGGGGGCAGGAGACAGCtccaggaaaggagaggaaggcaCTGAGCTGAAAGGGTAAGGCTGAGACCAGACTAACCTAGTTCAGTGAGGAAGTGCCACCAGGTTTGTCTGTCTTCCCAGGGTCCTTCTGGCTTACTCTCCAGACAGGCCAAGGTACAAGAGCTAAGTAACAGGAGATTCCTAAAGTGTATATGGCTATCCTGTAGATCCCAGCCAGAGAGTGCATGCAGACTCTTCCTTGTGATATTTCTTGGAAGACAAGGATGGGTGTTTGGCACAGAACAGATATTcaatatgtatttgttgaataaatgagttcCTTAGGTAAGAATTGTTTTCACCAGATATAATAGGATTactagttttcttatttttcacagAAACTAGGAAAACTTTCAAACTAATTGTCTGAAAGTACTGTTTTTGTTcttgatatgcaaatgctaattttaTGATGATGCCAATTGCCCAAAGTACACCAACATTTTATCACTTTAAGAACTCAAAGAGTATGCGTGTATCCTCAACAAAGCTGGAaaattttttcacaaaaaaattGTATAGGATTTATATATTCAAATCAAGATACCATATATAAGTTGACTAATCAAAAATTTGATCATTATTTAGTATAAGAAGGAAAACTATCCTGAAAATGCTTtaagaaataatcatataatttctCTTATATTAATTTCCTTAATACAATTTCTTTAAATAGCTACgggtcaaattttaaaaaacaactaacaTTTTAACACAAACCAACAAGGTGTCCCTAATTAGGTTACTAGCTCAGTTCAATAATTTTATACTGACTTGtatattgataaataataataatagaacagAATATTATGGTATAATTAAAGATTCTAAAATACTATAAATCTTCATAATATAAACTATTTTAGGTATtatcactgaattttaaaagacaagaaattttaacttttttaaatcatgggtttaagtttattttttaaaatatataaagttctgagaatatataatatacaatatcaAAATTGACAAAGACTTTCCAGTTCAACCATATTTCCACAATACACCCTGATATTAAAACCATCAATGTACTGGCATGGAATAGGGCTCTCTGAGACAGTTGAAGTAGTGAGGAGGGGCACACCTCAATGAGGATTGAGTTACAATTGAAAATTAGTCACTGAAGAACATATTTACCACAGACATCTCTCAATTATCCCAGTTCTTCCCCATTGGTAGTTCCAAATAACCCCTCATCCTACACACCCACTTACTTTGCTTTTTCTACCATTTTCCCACAGGTACAACCTGTGAACTGTCTTAATTTGTGGAGAACAAAGATTAAAATGTGATCAACAATAGAAGTTCACCAAATTTATAATTTAGCACTCTAAAAAAAATAAGCTGATTAGCTGTTGGTTGCCCAAAAgcattctttgttccttttccaAGATGATGATGATTCTTCATATAGTTCCTAAAAAACAGAACCGTAATAGGTACTCAAAATAGaccattttaataaatgtgaaataaaatatatttgaataaattagACAAATGAATAACACATCTACTTCAActggcttttctttttaataatccAATGCACATTTTTACATAAACCACTGAAATTAGAAAAGTGAACACACAAGTTCCCTACACTTAAGGACTCCAATTTCATTTGGGGGAATGAGAGTCCAGAAGCTCTACCAAGACAAGGTACAACTATAGGAGGGAATAAGTAATGAATTCCACACAGACCATGACAAGAGACATCAGGGGTTAGGTTATGCATGGGAAGATGGAaagttgttaaacatttttttaatttccaaacacAACTACTACCTTACATTGCTAAGTAGTATACTTTTCCAAAGGGAAAAGGGATATTCCATTAGCTGTGAAACAGCTAATTCACTCTGGTGCGAACTGCTCAGTGCAGCATGAGCCTACATGCAGTCCCCTGGCTTCCTTGTATCTCAGGCAATCTCCAAGCCTAGAGGTTAGACTGAGACTAGATTTCAGACACCTGCAGAAGGAGGGGAAAGAACACTGCTTTCTCTTCTCACAGTCAGAACCCATCTGGAGGGGAATTCAAAGTCAACTGTCGTTAAGTTCATTCACTGTAGTTTTCAACTCTAGgatctcactttttaaaaaaattgttttaattatttcaatttctttgttaacttttctgataaatttctgaatttcttttctgaattctctTGGAGCTGAGTTTCCTATTAAAAAACAACCATTCTGAATTCTTGGCCTGAAAGTTCTCTCAATTCCATCTAATGAGGATCAGGCACCGGCATCCTGTTGGTTCCATTAGGTGAGATCATCATTCGCTGTAAGTTCTTAACTCTCATGGACATATATCACTGAATACCTGCAATTCCCCCAACCctctacagaaagagaaaagcaattcAAAAAGCCAGCTGGTCCTTAAAgcataaaaatgacaatatattCCAACTCCTGCCTCTTTCCCTCACTTTCTGGGGCTACCCCCTCATCAACTTTCTGTCAGCTCACTGTGAACTCATTCCTCCTTGGTAAAGAAAGCCATCACTGGAAGCTCATTTTGAAATGCTTTTCCTATCTCTCCTTCTTCCAGAGCCTGCCTCAGGCTCTGTAAAAATGGTGACTTCCTTGTTCATAGCAAAGGAACAATACATCTGAGCTGTACTAAGCTTCTCTCTCTCACATATCCTATCCTTTAATACCCAAGTATTTCCAAAAATCTGAAACCTAATaataaatttcagattttattcagaaaataagaacatgaaaCTCCTCAGGCCCTGGCTCAGAGTTCAACTTGTTCATCTTTCCTACTGACTGAGGTCAGAGGCTCCTGGAAGGACAGAAGGCTCACCCTTTAAAGCCCtggccctctcctctctgctcttctTATTCACTGAGCTGCTCATTAATTCCTCAGCTTTGCCAACAGCCACAGTGCTATGGGCAATTCTGGGGTTAGAAGTATAATTACATGTTTATAAGTACAGAACAATGCCACTGTTAATGCTCCTACAGCAGGGGAGAAATTAGAGGAGTTTAGAATGCtctatttaaacagaaaaatgcttGTGCTGGGTTTGACTTATTGGCAAAAAATAAGCTATgatttcctatttatatttttaaattcactcaCTATGAATTTCTCAGAGACAGCAATGTctaacccttttatttatttcttttctaaaaagaagaaacattaggAAAAGGTTCTTTTGCCTTGAGGAATTTCTATTTTAGCCATTGCCTAAGTAGCCAGAGAGCATGTCCCACTCTACAAAAGAAAGACCCTCTAATTGAAGGGAATTCTACTTCCAGGGAAATGACTTCACCCATGAACCCCAGAGAATACTGCCATCTAGAAATTCTAACTGCTCCCACTTGTTGGGCTTATTGTGTGCCATGCAATCTTTGTGGCGTATATTTGTCAAGCTTAACCAACTTGGAAAGGAAATATTACATAAATGTGCTATTTTAcacataaagaaaacaaggttcaATAATGAAGGAAAGTGCGTAAATACAAATGCTGTATGTTCTCCTATTCCCTGTGCTTTATTAAAGAATTCCTAAGAAAAATCATGTCCACATGGCAAAATGAGGCAACTTTCTGACCTACCTTTTTCCATATGGGCACCCTGGCTTTTAAGGTGTCAATGGCATAGGTCACGGCTTCAAGGGACGCAGCCCTGTGGGCCGAGGACACAGCAATAATTATGCTTGCTTCAGACACTGGaaccaaactttaaaaagatgaagaaaaaaatttaccatCACCTCCTAATCtacatgtaggaaaaaaaaaatccagttgtACACTAGAActatatagtagttctattttaaacatCCAATGTAATTAGAAAACAGTAATTCATTTCAGTGGCATTCAGCAGAGAGGATGATGAGGCTGATCTTGTGGCAAATTTGTTAGCAACTATCCACAAAACCCCTTTTTTGGGGACCAAGAAAAAAAGGAGTCCTTTTGTtgactcaataaatatctgaCTCTAACAAGTAAGGCACACTGCCAGGTAACCCCTAAAGTTAAAAAGTTACCGTATGATaagtataaaatagaatataaataataaatagcaatCAATATTAAGCAATAGGATTGATTGTGCTTGTTATTAATAAAATTACTGgttattaatgaaattataattaataacaaaataacaactAACATGATACATGTAGTTTTAATTGCTGGATTCTTTTTAAAGCCAAGTCTTGCACTTtactctttttagttttacaaaaaGGCAAATTACTTCAATGACTTCGTATCTATAACAAACTCTTATATAAAAGAGAGTGCAGACCATAAAACAACTCTCAAAAGACCTCAAGGACTTTAGTGTACACTGACATAGTCACTTAGCCTCAGGGTCTGAAATTCTTGGCACATTTGCACTTTATTAAAGCAAAAGAGGCAGCGAGGGTTCTCCCAAAATTACACCCCAACAAGTAGCCTTAAAGACACTGGGAGCTATCTTCACTATCCTCCAGAAAAATACTCAAAGCTTCCTCTTACAGTAACACAGGCTTCCTAAGAAAGATTACAGAATCAGCAATTTgtacaaaaatggaaaacaagcaTGCCCAACTTTATAAATGGTAAAGAAAATCATACCCAAGTCTATGGAACACTGCTATGTGCTTGACTGGCCATTTCTGCCTAATGTCACTAcaaatttttctgatttcattttctgccATTGGTAGATATGCTTCATATTCTAAGctaatgactttttttccttcaaagttaTTTCTTGTAGTccctaaaaaggaagaaaagaaaggaaaagaaaatcagaaaacaactCCACACAATTAAGATTTTCCCCTACAATAGAAATAGCATATTAACAGAATTTAAAAGGATTATGTTTGAGTTGTAAATAAACAGCATACAGTTTGTCtgataattacttttaaatttcctAAGAACAAAACTTGATtaggaaaatgaaacagaattatcCCAAAGATGTCTAAGAAATAAGATAACACTGATTAAGCAAGCTTACTGAAAACATTTCTATGACAAAACAGGCTATATTCCTCTTCTGAATAACAGCTAGCAtttgacatttaaaaggaaaaatttgggGGGGGCGTTTCTACAATTTTAATCAAGTATGTGTTTTACTCAGTATTTAGAAAATACACAATTTTCTCTCTAGAAATGACTTCTATCATACCATTTTTAGGCCTGGTAATTTGACATAGGTTAATCTGAAgttactaaaataaacaaaatgaaaactaaaacaatttcTACCCACTTTCATGGGTAATCTTGGTTTACTACTCCAAGTCCTCCAACTATTAATGCTGAACAGGAACAGCCCTTACTGATTTCTACTGTCCCATGCAGTCAACAGACACTGTGAAAATACAACTCACCTACAAACAGGGATATTGCACCACAGAGAGGAGACACCACCAACTGGGAGACATCATCCACAGAAAGTTTCTCAGCAGTGAATTTTATTATGTCTTTAGATGTCTCTTCAACTTTGTCCATATCTTTTCTAGAAATAAGACATTAGGAAACCTTAACACAAATACTGGAAGCAAAATGCTCAACTTATAGatgtttctatttatattttctctacatCAGATGTGTTAGGAAACATGATTTGATCTGAGtgataaataaaagcaagtataaaattttagtaaaactGTTATGTTCGTAAATATCCCTAATGAACCAGACATTGTGTAAAAAGGAATTCAACACTAGCTTGATCACTGAAGTGTAACACAGCTCCTGTGTCAATTTTTTGCAACTCTGCAGTTGCTACCTCTATCTCCCATCATGGGATAGTCGAAAGATTACCACCTTTGCCTTCATTTACATAGCCTCTAACCACTAAGTAACCAAGCACCATACCAGACTGCCTTTCCTTTATCCAAAAAGAAGACAGAGCAGTAATGATGGTGACTCCCACGGGAGTTAGGTTGCTTTCATACCCTGGTACAATCCCAGTTCAATAATAGAGGAAACAGGGAATAAGCTGCACACCTTTTCCCCAGGTGTGGTGCCAAAGTCTTTTGCCATGCA
It encodes the following:
- the Mocs2 gene encoding molybdopterin synthase catalytic subunit isoform X2; amino-acid sequence: MDKVEETSKDIIKFTAEKLSVDDVSQLVVSPLCGAISLFVGTTRNNFEGKKVISLEYEAYLPMAENEIRKICSDIRQKWPVKHIAVFHRLGLVPVSEASIIIAVSSAHRAASLEAVTYAIDTLKARVPIWKKELYEESSSSWKRNKECFWATNS
- the Mocs2 gene encoding molybdopterin synthase catalytic subunit isoform X1, with translation MWSWETNSSSFNQETKLPLSPPLVEGSAFEPFRKDMDKVEETSKDIIKFTAEKLSVDDVSQLVVSPLCGAISLFVGTTRNNFEGKKVISLEYEAYLPMAENEIRKICSDIRQKWPVKHIAVFHRLGLVPVSEASIIIAVSSAHRAASLEAVTYAIDTLKARVPIWKKELYEESSSSWKRNKECFWATNS